Genomic DNA from Oreochromis aureus strain Israel breed Guangdong linkage group 13, ZZ_aureus, whole genome shotgun sequence:
GAACTCTCAAAACAAGAGCTAGAAAGACTGACCACAAGCAAATTGATTGATTGTTATTCTCACTAATGggtaacaaataataaaataaaaacaaacaaccataCAGTACAAATGTTTACCCAACAAATTCCAGGAGCAGAGACACATCCAGCTCTGGAGGAACGGTGAACACAGACTGAGGAACGTCCTTCTTCTGCCTCTTTATAACAGCAGGACATGGAGGGGAGACGATCACTGCAAGAGAGGAAGGAGAACCCTCAGCACTGCTGTGCTGCATCTTTACACTTCCAGTTCTTGATCTGTAAATCTAAATTGCATTTTTACTCGGTTCTAGTCTAACATTACTACGCTTAAGGAGCAACACAGGCTGCACAATTATAGCACAGCTCTAAAAATTTCAACCCTTAGCACTCCGTCTATCTTAAAGTAGCCCTTTAATGAATTCAAATCAGGATATGAGAGCTGACAGAGCAAACATCCACAGCAACAGAAATTACAGCAATACATAAAATTAGGATTTTGCATTTTAATCATAAGGCATCATCAGCAGAAgagaaaaatgtttgaaaatgagtGAGAGGGGGGAACGCTGAGGCTTCGGCTTCTCTTGGAACTGTGTCTATGTTTAACATGACAACCCAGCGCTGTCATATtataagagagaaaagaagaagagcacagcagctcctCGTTAAACACAAAACTGTCAAAGGTCATGTGGTCAGTTATTACTTTATCTGGTACTTACATACTGTATATTACAATGCACTGGCCTTACTACACTTCAACAGTTGAAACATGTTACCTGGTTTTGGTACATCCAGTCCTCTCTCTTTGTAGAAGTTACACATTTGTTCTCTTTCAACTGCATTTTTGGggggagcaagagagagagatcacattaaaatgtggaCTGGAAAATGCAGCACATCAAATATGGTTCATATGCCTACATACTTACGCTCTTCCAAGAAGGGGACCATTTTATAAACTATATCCTGAAGTTGTCTGTCGGGCCTGCAGGGAAACGAGACAAACCTCGATGCAtactcatattaaacatggctaAAGTTTCCATTGGGGAGGTCAATGTGTGCTCAAGTAGTCCCTGGAAAAAAGACGAGCATCCCttacagcatttttttcacTAGTACCTACTCGGCTTGAATCGACtcagtttttagggtttttcaATAGGTGGTAGCACCTGGTATCAGGTACCTTTTAGTGCCTACTCAGCCAGGGTTCCACGTGATTTGAATGATCTGAAATGTGACATCAGTAGACTGACTGGCTAGCCAGTGGCATCATTCGAGTCATGAGAGCGACACTGTGTCCCAGAGTCTGACAAAAGTCATAGACAGAGCAGCAGGTATACCATCACCTCAATGTCCTCCATTgttatgttgtgtttgtgttatataCAAATGACGTGATGGGACTTTTAGCCATGTTGCTATAACAACCCCACGCACATTTAGGAGGTACtcaattttaatgaaaaacaaccaaaactgaGTCGAGTTGACACTAATGGAAAAGAGACATTAGTTACACTGCTCTAGGCTCAGGCTGCTGGGGTCACTGTGATACACTGTAAAGCACTCATTTCTTCTCCACTTCCCTGATTTCAGTTCTgtccaaaagtcttgagccactctTATTTCATCATAATCTGctatgaaaatacaaaacacatgcagtgCTTTTTTAAAACAGCTATAATGGTTATTCAGcatataaagcactttacagATGGAACTGTGTGGCAGATCAGCCTCATGTGATACAACACAAATCAACATGATTGGCTGAAAAGCAGCACCAAACCATGACAGGCTGTAAgaactcactgttgtacctctctccttgCCTGCTCTGTACAACCATCAGAACCAAAACTGTCTACTTAGGATTCATAACTCCATAAGACCTGATGTACTGATCTGgcataaaaatctgccaaatcataacatgaAGAGCTACTTGCTGTGCTGACCCTTTTTGAAAAAAAGCACCTGAAAGTTGCTTAGACGATTCCTATGTGACCAGAATAGTCAGACTCACCTGATGTTGTAAAGAGGTTGTGTCTGATGGACAACAATGCTGCATGTGGGACACTTGTTGCTGTAGAAGAAGTGCTTCACAATACAGCTTTTGCAAActtggggaggaaaaaaagcacaaaaaatacttttcaGACATCAAATACCCATTTCTCTCATGaccacaaacatttttaagtaTCATTTAAATCTGTGTGAAAAATACTTGTGATCATTACGacttttctgcagaaatgtaAGCTACTATGCAAACAGACATTGCTTCATATAcatatttcatgtatttgtggCATTCATCTCTATTatctacagtactgtgcaaatatCTTGAGCCactgtttatttctttacattttgcttccaaagagccagactttcttctaatttttaaagtggtcttgagtaaTAGTTATTCAGGCTTTCTGAACGCTGTTCAATgtgtttcacttgttttcagttaAGCCCTTCTACCTTACCATTTTCAGGGAAATGAAGATCGTgtcaaaaataatgaaattcaGTATTGTCGAATTTTGATCTCCCACGCATTACTGTCTGGAATGCATCTGAATGGCAACGGCTTCACATTACAGCTTGACAGTGACCCCAAACACTGCACCTCCCGTGGATCTCAACCTGAATGCTACACGAAGCAATGTTGGATCATCTTGAGAGAGACGGAACAAAAGGCTGCCAACATCCAAAAAAAggtttgaatgtccttcaagaagcctggagaactatttctgAAAGTTACTTAAAGAAACTACAAGAAGGCTTCCCCATATAATTAAGGTAGTGGATCAAATATAGACTTTCAAGCTTGTAGCAATTGTACAAATTCTTTGTTGTCTTATATACTGCATTTCCATGTATATTTGCACATGTATGcacctttttctcattttccttgCATTTTTTTGTAAGTGATGTGGTGCAAGACATTTGCACAGCACTGCATAAATGCTGATACAACCATTATTCCCACCACAAAGAATGTACCACATTTAATTATTAAACGCAGCAGACAAAGATGTAACTCACATGTGTGCAGACACTCCGTGATGGTGGTGGCATCTATGAGGAACCCACAGCAAAGGGCACAGCGGATGTATGGATAGAACTGATTAAGGGGGAGCGTGGGCTGTAGAAACGTAAACAAACCAACGTAAATGattacataattttaaaaaaatcactataACCTTATAATTACTATGCGTCAGCTACTTTTTATATTAACGTGTACATTTCGTATAGTGCATTGTTCTGCTAAGTTCAGTGGGCAGGACAGCTCTTGGACAGTAGATATAACTGTCAGAACAGCATGAAAATCCGCCTCCATTATGAATAAACACAGCAGGGAAAAATACACAGGTGAGGGAAAACACCTGTAAACGCACCTCGTCCTCGGAGTCGCTGTCTGATGCGTTCGCTGACCCTTCATGACTCTTGCGACCTAACGGAGGCGATGACATTCCCGCTTCAAAACCCTTCATTGGTCTCTTTTAGTTACGGCCAAAATGGAAACTTTAACAGCTTCCTCTGGCTAAATTTCAGCTCTGCACTAACGAGCGACGTTTTCTTTAAGTCTGGCTAAACTTGTTGTAAGTTAGCCACGCTTGGCTAGGCGGCTAACGTTAGCTGGCTTATTACATGCAAGACCAGAAAAAAAGAACGCACGTGAAAGCGGCTACCGTTTAGCAGCTAACGTTACTGAAAATGACTAAGTAAAAAACATCCTTCAGACGTACTAATGcctaaaaattacatttaacacAAAACGATATCACGTCCTAACTTAATGCACTTTGTTGATTTCTTCATGCTCATATAAacaacccaatttccctcgctCGTGTTCGGCGAATGGCGACTATATTACAACTTCCGGTCTGGGTACTTCAAAATAAATGTGATCTGACCCTAGACTTGAGCATAAATTATATATCAAACCTATTCTTTTCTTTATCACTAATATATAATTAATATACTGTATCGAATATATAGTGGCTCCCAAGTATTCTTTAAAGAAGCCTTCAACAAATAATTGTATGCCTGTCTTTATGCGTTTAAGTAGCTGCTGTTGTTAGAAAGCACTGAAACTTCA
This window encodes:
- the pcgf6 gene encoding polycomb group RING finger protein 6, whose amino-acid sequence is MKGFEAGMSSPPLGRKSHEGSANASDSDSEDEPTLPLNQFYPYIRCALCCGFLIDATTITECLHTFCKSCIVKHFFYSNKCPTCSIVVHQTQPLYNIRPDRQLQDIVYKMVPFLEELEREQMCNFYKERGLDVPKPVIVSPPCPAVIKRQKKDVPQSVFTVPPELDVSLLLEFVGAEEGICNYKPLERRYVRVSGEATVRHVELFIRRKMELSPSCQVDVVCGDHLLDHYQSLKEVQNFVGEDALQDGLLVLHFGLVLPSQS